The genomic stretch AAAAAGTTTCTTCCTGATCGAGTGCAGCTGGGCTGTGACATTGTCAAAGCTCATGCGTCTTCTAGGCTCCTCCATAGAGCAAGCTAGTCCAATACGATATACTGTTTCCAAACATTCCTGAAATATGTGGCTTCTTTCGTGACGCGAACCTTCGTTACTGTTATGGCTCTCTCCTCTTTCGTGAAGCAGCACAGGATCGGTAATCTCCATAGCTCGTTGGGGTAAAGCCTCAGCAACATAATTATGAAGATTCAAATTATCTCTGAACATTTCGCTAGTGGGACATAATCCCGTGAACATCTCTAATAAGAGAACACCGTAATTGTACACATCACCTTTTCTTGAGACCTGGCTTCCATTGGCATATTCTGCATTTACATATACCATGGCATAAGAAATGTCAAAAACACTGATTTGAATACACCAAATCAGTTTCGAGAAGAACTGATAACACAAAAAACACAAATCTCTGTAAGAACAAGTTTATACTGACAGGGTATAAGCATTTTGAGAAGGGTttgtgggggagggggggaggaaGGGGAAGAAGATGCTTACCAGGAGCGGCATAACCAACTGTTCCTCTTAAACCGGCAGAACTCAGATTTGCTCTAGTGTCAGACGTGGATTCGAGGACAATCTTTGCCAACCCAAAGTCACCAACATGCCCGACCATGTCAGCATCTAGAAGGACATTGCTCggctttagatcacaatgaATTATTGGGCTTTCGCATTGATTGTGGAGGTAATCTAATGCAGAAGCCACATCAATAGAAATGTTTACCCTTTGGATGAGATTCAATGTCTTCAAGTGCCCATGTACATCATTTGAAGCTGGATTTGGGTGCAACCACTCTTCTAGACTACCATTGACCATGAACTCGTAAACTAAAGCCTTAAACAAATTACCCTTATAATCAGTGCTTGAGCACACCGTCAAGATTTTCAGAAGATTTCGATGTTTTATATGCTTTAAAGTCTCGCACTCAGCTTTGAAGCTCTTGAGAGCGCCATGCCGCGTTAAGTTAAGCACCTTCACCGCGATGGCATTTCCATTCTCCTGGAGTGTCCCTTTGTAGACAAACCCAAAACTTCCTGACCCAATCAAATTAGTCAAAGAAAAACCATTTGTCACTTTTAGGAGAGTTCCATAAGATAGATTTAACAATGAATCATCTAAGGAGCTTGAAACCGGCTCGTTTCCTTTTTGCTTCAACCAACATAGATATAGGAAAGTGACTATGAGAGTTATTCCGAGAAGACCAAAAATGATGGCGACGGTGAGTTTCAACTTACGggcttctcctcttcttttggaGTTCCGAGACACACACTTAGGGAGCTCAAATTCAGGCATTCCTCCACAGAGCTTTTCATTTCCAGCAACAAAAGTCGCACTCACATTCTTGAAAACTCCTTGAGTTGGTAGCGCGCCTTCCAAATGATTGTAAAATAAATTCAGCTTTTCCAAATACTTCAATGCCTCTACGAACTTTGGAATTTGTCCATAGAAATTGTTGTTGGAAAGATCCAATTCCTCAACGCTTCTTAATGAGCTGAGTGGTTGAGGAATGGACCCATGGAAGAGGTTATCTTGCAACCTTAGTACTGTGAGTCCATCACAATTGCCTAGACTGCTTGGGATTTCACCTTCTAGAATATTTCCGGAGACATCCAACATGTCCAAATGTTTGAAGTTCCCAATTTCCATCGGAAGGACTCCATTCAAATGGTTCCAAGACAAATTCATGTACGTTAGGCTCCCTGCCATAGGTAATATCACCGGACCACTAAGATTGTTACTAGAAAAATCTAGGCCTAACAAGCTCCGATAGTTTACTAGGTAGGAAGGAATTGGCCCTTGAAAGTAGTTTTTGTCGATATATAGATATAGCAAATTCTGCAGACTTTGCAAAGAGGAGGGGATTATGCCAGATAGATTGTTGTCTGACAAGGTCAATACAGCAAGATTCGAAAGGTTCCCTAAGTCTGACGGGATCTGGCCCGAAAGAAGGTTGTCTTCCATTCGTAATCTCTGCAAGTTTACAAGATTACCAATCTCTTTCGGGATCTCACCCGATATCAGATTTTGGACTACTTCCAGATATGTAAAAGTAGCGGAGAAATTACCGAGGCATACAGGAAGCGTCCCCCCAAATCTATTTGCACCGATCAACAGCACTTCCAAGTAAGTGGCATTTGTTAGTGAGCACAGGAAGCTCAATTCATCTGCATCGGACCCTCCCCTGCCGAGATAATTAACGTATAAGACGACCCACTGAAGGCTATGGAGATTTGCCAAGGAAGGGACTTTCCCAGAAAGCTCATTGACTGCAAGATCAAGACCTCTTAGATTTGTGGCATTGGATATCGACAAAGGAATGGATCCAGCGAACTGGTTATCAT from Rhodamnia argentea isolate NSW1041297 chromosome 2, ASM2092103v1, whole genome shotgun sequence encodes the following:
- the LOC115729933 gene encoding probable LRR receptor-like serine/threonine-protein kinase At3g47570, giving the protein MAGSLTYMNLSWNHLNGVLPMEIGNFKHLDMLDVSGNILEGEIPSSLGNCDGLTVLRLQDNLFHGSIPQPLSSLRSVEELDLSNNNFYGQIPKFVEALKYLEKLNLFYNHLEGALPTQGVFKNVSATFVAGNEKLCGGMPEFELPKCVSRNSKRRGEARKLKLTVAIIFGLLGITLIVTFLYLCWLKQKGNEPVSSSLDDSLLNLSYGTLLKVTNGFSLTNLIGSGSFGFVYKGTLQENGNAIAVKVLNLTRHGALKSFKAECETLKHIKHRNLLKILTVCSSTDYKGNLFKALVYEFMVNGSLEEWLHPNPASNDVHGHLKTLNLIQRVNISIDVASALDYLHNQCESPIIHCDLKPSNVLLDADMVGHVGDFGLAKIVLESTSDTRANLSSAGLRGTVGYAAPEYANGSQVSRKGDVYNYGVLLLEMFTGLCPTSEMFRDNLNLHNYVAEALPQRAMEITDPVLLHERGESHNSNEGSRHERSHIFQECLETVYRIGLACSMEEPRRRMSFDNVTAQLHSIRKKLFAASLLG